The DNA sequence TTCGCGTGTAAAATTAAAGCtaggaaaaaatatgtagTTATAGTAGAACATATCCTTTTACTGAATACaactatatattaacatagcTATACCTGAAAAAGTTATGATATGGCAAGTTAACAAAGGATCAtagaagaatatataattttaattgtaCATGTTCTctaaggaataaaaaaaaaattttcaaaataaaaatttaaaagaataaatatttttaaaatgttaaacaAACATATTATGAAAAGGCTTATATGTAGTATAAATACtattgaaataataatatacttaatacatataattttaaaattaattcattaaattttatttaaaggCTAAACGGATTAACTATTTCCggtgttattttttttattataactacTATTTAATTATTGTTCAACAGCTGTAACGTGAAATTTACTAACATtagtatttaaataaaataaaattttataaagcTTTTCATAGTTATTTTAAGCTACAACaactttttgttttattattattttatctttaattTACAGTTTCGTTTTTCTTAAGCCTTAAATTCCACTGTTTACTGTAATTGCCCTTTTTATAACAAAGGAAGGTTTtccattaaaataaaaggggTTCATCatatgtttttcattttttttacgcgttgacattttttattaggtACGGTTTTTGTAAGTTTTCTATGGTTTTAATCCATTGTTTCGATTCTTTTagaattgttttttttcattttttcaatttttcctGTATTAATGTATGCGAAGTATCATTATCGGTTATTCACATAAGGCGATGGCTTTCATACTATTTATATTCCTCATATTTCCAATATATATGAGTTTGTTttagaattttattttatcccGACCCATACATTCCTTTACAGATAtgataatgtatattttttcattttcattaattgGCGTATTAtgatacaatatatattgaaaatagggaaaaataaaaaaaattatcatattttattttatttaagaaaaataacaaagttaaaataatataaatttgaatgaaaaaatgtaacaCAATGAAAAaggttttaaaaaaaatactaaaaactattaaaaaaaagtagaataataaaattttatgtaatatattacgTAGAATTtcttaagaaaaaaaacaatttaacGTAAAGTAATAGTagcagaaataaaaaataaaactaatataaaaaaaaaaataaaaaagaattaataatttaaatccatcacaataatagtaaaacatatagaatattataagctcattttatatcaaataaaataataccaaacatacataaattttttaatataagatTATTAGATGGGAGCATGTTAGTTTTATTAtagttaaaaattatggtTAATAATTAACTATGAGAAAAATAACAAGTAAATCATTTAGggataattttatttctatattattataacttaAAACAACGTTGTTAATGTTATGGTGAAAATAAAGTACACTTTATACTTAAACAtactttataaaattatacaaataaaaaattactcaAATGAggtatttatacattatatgaaatttaaATTGGGACAAGAATTGTTCTTGTGGTTCCccataaatttaaaaaaaaaaagtttaattatattaaacattCCACATGTGGaagtataatattattacaataaatgaagataaatattactatttactaaaaaataacattctaacaaagaaattttttggtcaatataattatatataataaattatttttataaactacaaaaaaaaaaaaaaaaaattacttcttaaaaaatcatgttcttcaaatattaattaaacgCTAtgacataaaataatacaaagaAGGAACGCCATTTAAATACAGATGtacgaaatatatattaattcaaaGAATTAGAGATTTCTTACTTATGATATTGGAGGGAAAAGTTTATCTTTAtcactattatatatttttagttcATTAGAATTTTACTTTGGGAACTATTTATtgcaattttaattttgagtaataaatttcttcttatttttttattttattgttataagCATCCTTTATGTTTAAGAACTGTATTATGTATTCAATTCACTTTGTAATGTAAACGAAGGCCATTAAGTGTATGTTTTATGTGTTTTATATTGTACTGATATGTCTTCCTTTGTCTTCATTTATTCAGTATGAAATTAAGTACTTAAGAAATTACGTAGAAGTATTCATAcgtttttcatattttttcttttcacgAAGCCATACTGTCCATTGTTTATTGGTTACCcatcttttaaaaaacgaCACCAACCATCCCTTAAAGAAAGTGTCATTTTCTTCACACCATTGTTTGAGATCTGGGTTATTATAAGACACATATTTTCCATTAACATAGTTGATTAATTTGGTCCACTCTTCatattgtttttgttttctttgtTTCCATAATCTAAACTTATTCtcctttatataataatctgGATCAGCTAATTTTCGTTGGTTTTCTAACCAGCGCATCCAATAAGCACTTTCATTcgaatttttatatcttgactcatattcattttttttaatcatacTGTATGCATTTAATTTGTCCGTCATCATTACATGGTAGTCGGTTACAACTTTATTAAACCATTCTTCATAATGCTCTTTCAAATGATTTGatgcatataatttaaaCCATTTTGTCCATTTTTCATCGCTCCAGTCTGAAGATACCTCTAGAACATAAGTACCATATTCTTCATGCATATTAGGATTATAGTgcatccattttttttctaaattttccaaaaaattgTCAAAttccttatttatatatttattccaCTCTTtcgctttatttttaaaggaattcaatatgttttttttctccttcgAAAaccattttttccattcataattttctatattttcagATGCTTGGAATTCttctatctttttttttaaatatatttttggaaTTTCGTCACGATGCTGATAAAACTTGCAAAGTGGTGGTACTGTTTTTCCAGTGAGAAtctaaattaaatattaaaaaaaaaatttactttttgtgttaatttaatttttaaatagaattataaaatttaaatatatttatatgaaatattttatcttacCCCATCGCAATTACATGGTGTACAAGAACTGGATAATTTAAACATGGCAAAAGATGCCAATGAACAAAGGAATATTGGTTTcatctttaaaaatatgtagttttattttattttatattttattataaaagtaattatATTCAATTGTATAATAAGCATTTAGAACAAAAgaataagtataaaaatgatagcacgaaaaaataaaaagtttcttatataaaatacttaaattattattaaaagaaaaataataaaaaaaagttttggaattgaaaaaatataggcAGACaagatttaaaatttttattacatttagaATTTTTCATTTGGAAACGTTGAAATTGTTACTatatagttatttttttcatatttcattacatggaattatatattttattatgtaatcATCACATATAATaagtttaatataatataaataataaactttttttgtttttaaagtatttatttttaaaatataaaaataagaggTTAATATAACACtaactaaatatataaaaaaaataactttagAGCACTACCATTATTAGTAGAACTATtcgttattttttaatatgttctatatattttttattaatataaattaaaattctttcatcaaaataaatatataacattattttattaatgttcCTTACATTGttatgaattttatatattatatacttttctatatgcatatattgtTGTTTCCATATGTTCAAATTTCTAAATTAAATAGACTATATtatacaaatgaaaaaagttatagaaaaaaaataataaataattcagATTTAAAACTTTTAAGTTTTACTAAGAATAaacttaaataataattatataaaggaGATATTATgaggttaaaaaaaaaaaaaaaaattttaacagatgaaaaaaattattttttttcttatctattttatatagtatttttcaacttcatattttttattgagattttttaatcttttttatttgttaaaatttttctgttatttttagtactactttatttcttatatattatataattataatttattctttcattGTGTTATATTACTTTGtctatcatttattttattatgctaATCTTTTATGGATTATTAtgctatttatttattttttttcttaaggTAGGATTAGTagaacaaatttttattagtgCTCTCATTTCAACATAATCTGTGTTATTTGAAGAAATATTGTTCATACATTATTggttatttctttattttttaaatgaataaatgttctatttaaaaataaaagtacaaataattaaatattgttGGGGGAAACAATAATGTCTCTCTATTTTGGaggaataataaatgaatttaacATTTAGAATACTGGATAAAATATTGggtgaattattttttataatatttttattattgtattacttgaattattattatttgttgtaAATAACTTGtctaaattttaaaaaaaggggtttttatatttatgaatataaaataagtattgtaattttaagaaattttaatttatttttttggaatGAGAATAAgtgataatttttaaaaagaaataataaatttattttaataggaaatataatattataggCAGAGATATGGTATGCATGtttgtttatatacaaatattgaaaaaatgcGCAGTAAggtaaaaaggaataataggtaaaaaa is a window from the Plasmodium brasilianum strain Bolivian I chromosome 9, whole genome shotgun sequence genome containing:
- a CDS encoding tryptophan-rich protein — protein: MKPIFLCSLASFAMFKLSSSCTPCNCDGILTGKTVPPLCKFYQHRDEIPKIYLKKKIEEFQASENIENYEWKKWFSKEKKNILNSFKNKAKEWNKYINKEFDNFLENLEKKWMHYNPNMHEEYGTYVLEVSSDWSDEKWTKWFKLYASNHLKEHYEEWFNKVVTDYHVMMTDKLNAYSMIKKNEYESRYKNSNESAYWMRWLENQRKLADPDYYIKENKFRLWKQRKQKQYEEWTKLINYVNGKYVSYNNPDLKQWCEENDTFFKGWLVSFFKRWVTNKQWTVWLREKKKYEKRMNTST